A stretch of [Clostridium] innocuum DNA encodes these proteins:
- a CDS encoding cupin domain-containing protein: protein MKTETIQEMAGMQDGAIVSKVLTQNGSTTLFALAQGEEIQEHTSTRAALAIVLEGRIIFTVDGEEKEIQGMEAVHLPASVVHALRADTNSRMLLIQKGER, encoded by the coding sequence GTGAAAACAGAAACAATACAGGAAATGGCAGGAATGCAGGACGGTGCTATCGTGTCGAAAGTACTGACGCAAAACGGAAGCACAACGCTGTTTGCACTGGCTCAGGGAGAGGAAATCCAGGAACATACGAGTACGCGGGCAGCGCTGGCAATCGTATTGGAGGGACGTATTATATTCACCGTTGATGGAGAAGAAAAGGAAATACAGGGTATGGAGGCAGTTCATCTTCCGGCATCTGTTGTACATGCCCTGCGTGCAGACACAAACAGCCGTATGCTGCTGATACAGAAGGGAGAGCGGTAA
- the hcp gene encoding hydroxylamine reductase: MEEMFCFQCQETMNETACTVQGMCGKSAACANLQDALIRASQYAALYDTASDEQLMNNLFMTITNANFSTADIRRAIEKTYTGKSVEELTREGCLKNRKETVRSLQELILYGLKGLCAYLSHAAVLGFRKAELSSFVRSTLVYLLEDHEQKEYLTLLDKTGEMGVQAMALLDEANTATYGQPEITTVSLETGSRPGILVSGHDLHDLKELLEQSRSQGIDIYTHGEMLPAHSYPEFKKYEHFKGNYGNAWWRQNEEFEAFNGPILMTTNCIIPVKDSYRQRIFTTGVVGYDGLEHIEAVNGRKDFRCIIELAKHCPAPQQLETGSVTGGFAHAQVMALQDQIVEAVKNGDIRQFIVMAGCDGRHASRSYYTDFARALPKDTVILTAGCAKYRYLKLDLGMINGIPRVLDAGQCNDSYSLVLIAEALKEAFGLQDINELPILYNIAWYEQKAVIVLLALLHLGVKNIHLGPTLPAFLSPEVVQWLKESYGIKTIQEVEKDMENFGITKREPSYGDMTMAELLKLDEGMEDVLYEAGFHCLGCPSAQLESLRDACELHALNVDEVCAAIREYRHE; the protein is encoded by the coding sequence ATGGAAGAAATGTTTTGCTTTCAGTGCCAGGAAACGATGAACGAGACGGCATGTACCGTACAGGGCATGTGCGGGAAAAGTGCAGCGTGCGCCAATCTGCAGGATGCCTTGATACGGGCAAGTCAGTATGCCGCATTATATGATACAGCATCGGACGAACAGCTTATGAACAATCTGTTCATGACGATAACGAATGCTAACTTTTCCACAGCGGATATCCGCAGGGCGATTGAAAAAACATATACCGGAAAATCTGTGGAGGAGCTGACACGGGAGGGATGCCTGAAGAACCGGAAAGAGACTGTGCGTTCCTTGCAGGAGCTTATTTTGTACGGACTGAAGGGGCTGTGCGCCTATCTGTCGCATGCAGCTGTGCTGGGATTCCGGAAAGCTGAGCTGAGCAGCTTTGTCCGCAGCACCCTTGTATATTTGCTGGAGGATCACGAACAAAAGGAGTATCTGACATTGCTTGATAAGACCGGCGAGATGGGTGTACAGGCCATGGCACTGCTGGATGAAGCAAACACAGCCACCTATGGTCAGCCGGAAATCACCACGGTATCTCTGGAAACAGGAAGCCGTCCGGGTATTCTGGTATCCGGACATGATCTGCATGACTTAAAGGAGCTGCTGGAACAGTCACGCTCACAGGGAATCGATATTTATACACATGGGGAAATGCTGCCGGCGCATTCTTATCCGGAATTTAAGAAATATGAGCATTTCAAAGGGAATTACGGAAATGCGTGGTGGAGACAGAATGAGGAATTTGAAGCATTCAACGGGCCGATTCTGATGACAACCAACTGCATCATTCCGGTAAAGGACAGCTACAGGCAGCGCATCTTTACAACCGGTGTTGTCGGATATGACGGACTTGAGCATATAGAAGCAGTGAATGGAAGGAAGGACTTCCGCTGTATTATCGAACTGGCGAAACACTGTCCTGCACCGCAGCAGCTGGAAACAGGAAGTGTAACCGGCGGCTTTGCACATGCACAGGTCATGGCGTTACAGGATCAAATCGTGGAAGCCGTAAAAAACGGGGATATCCGGCAGTTTATCGTTATGGCAGGCTGTGATGGACGGCATGCCTCCAGAAGCTACTATACTGATTTCGCCAGAGCACTTCCAAAGGATACGGTGATTCTGACTGCCGGATGTGCAAAATACCGTTATCTGAAGCTTGATCTGGGAATGATCAACGGGATTCCCCGTGTGCTGGATGCGGGACAGTGCAATGATTCCTATTCTCTGGTACTGATTGCAGAAGCACTGAAGGAGGCCTTTGGCTTACAGGATATCAATGAGCTGCCAATCCTCTATAACATTGCATGGTATGAGCAGAAGGCGGTCATCGTATTGCTGGCACTGCTGCATCTGGGTGTGAAGAATATCCATCTGGGGCCAACGCTGCCTGCCTTTTTGAGTCCTGAAGTTGTACAGTGGCTAAAGGAGAGCTATGGAATCAAAACGATTCAGGAGGTTGAAAAAGATATGGAGAATTTCGGTATTACGAAACGTGAACCATCCTATGGAGATATGACGATGGCTGAGCTGTTGAAGCTGGATGAGGGGATGGAGGATGTGCTGTATGAAGCAGGCTTTCACTGTCTGGGATGTCCAAGCGCTCAGCTTGAATCCTTACGCGATGCCTGTGAGCTGCATGCCCTGAACGTTGATGAGGTGTGCGCAGCCATACGGGAGTACCGTCATGAGTAA
- a CDS encoding Crp/Fnr family transcriptional regulator produces MKQMHILDQMKPEEVAELKAQSVTKTFQRREIIFHKEDTPKYLYVLLEGAVCVFDDTPDGTRNILTIIREPMDCFAEVYLFIDEKLPFSAEAMKKSTVLMIPRSVLHRFPRISRNLNVMLSQKAYTLSQKLKLLMKDSLREKIMEYMQQHPDVLLKRHELASFLGVSRPALSRELYRMVDDGLLVLDEHGNFKTVI; encoded by the coding sequence ATGAAGCAGATGCATATTCTGGATCAGATGAAACCGGAGGAGGTCGCAGAGCTGAAGGCGCAGTCTGTCACGAAAACGTTTCAGCGCCGGGAAATCATTTTCCATAAGGAAGACACGCCCAAATATTTGTATGTATTGCTGGAGGGTGCGGTTTGTGTTTTTGATGATACACCGGACGGTACCCGCAATATTCTGACCATCATACGGGAGCCGATGGACTGCTTTGCAGAGGTTTATCTGTTTATTGATGAAAAGCTTCCCTTTTCTGCGGAAGCGATGAAGAAAAGCACGGTGCTTATGATTCCCCGCAGTGTGCTGCACCGGTTTCCCCGAATCAGCCGGAATCTGAATGTCATGCTTTCACAAAAAGCATATACGCTGTCACAGAAGCTGAAGCTGTTAATGAAGGACAGCCTGCGTGAAAAAATCATGGAATATATGCAGCAGCATCCCGATGTCCTGTTGAAGCGCCATGAGCTGGCAAGCTTTCTCGGTGTCAGCCGACCGGCTCTTTCCAGAGAGCTGTATCGCATGGTGGATGACGGACTTCTGGTTCTTGATGAGCATGGAAACTTTAAAACGGTAATATAG